In the genome of Helicobacter sp. 11S03491-1, one region contains:
- a CDS encoding D-alanine--D-alanine ligase, protein MKFSILFGGMSWEHEISIVSAISLKKILQDKIEYFIFLESTHHFFLIETQNMKSGFFSCGEYKKCRQIEMNLGGFYLSSFFGKKPLHVGMLLNLIHGGDGEDGILASLLDFYKISFIGPRIEACVLSFNKHLTKIYAKEKGVKTLPSKLLGKDSLRNIKSDFPMIAKPNRLGSSIGVHVIASEEELDYGLDCAFEFDNEVLIEPFIKGVKEYNLAGCKIGDNEFIFSMIEEPDKKDLLNFENKYLDFSRTQQAIKADISEELEGKIQEAFKKIYTNKFEGALIRCDFFVIENEVFLNEINPIPGSMANYLFDNFTDTLENLSLNLPKKESIKVSYQYIEKIQRAKGK, encoded by the coding sequence TTGAAATTTAGTATTTTATTTGGCGGGATGAGCTGGGAGCATGAAATTAGCATTGTAAGCGCTATTTCACTCAAAAAAATACTTCAAGATAAGATTGAGTATTTTATTTTTCTTGAGAGTACTCACCACTTTTTCTTGATTGAAACTCAAAACATGAAATCCGGTTTCTTCTCCTGCGGAGAATATAAAAAATGCAGACAAATAGAAATGAATTTAGGTGGTTTTTATCTCTCTTCATTTTTTGGAAAAAAACCTCTTCATGTAGGTATGCTTCTCAATCTTATTCATGGCGGAGATGGCGAAGATGGCATTTTGGCTTCACTCTTGGATTTTTATAAAATATCCTTTATAGGACCTCGTATAGAAGCTTGTGTGTTGAGTTTCAATAAGCATCTCACTAAAATATATGCCAAAGAAAAAGGAGTAAAAACTCTTCCTTCTAAACTCTTAGGCAAGGATAGTTTGAGAAATATAAAAAGTGATTTTCCCATGATTGCCAAGCCAAACCGATTAGGGAGTTCTATTGGGGTTCATGTGATTGCTTCAGAAGAAGAGCTTGATTATGGGCTTGATTGCGCCTTTGAGTTTGATAATGAAGTTTTGATTGAGCCTTTCATAAAAGGGGTGAAAGAGTATAATCTTGCCGGATGTAAAATAGGCGATAATGAATTTATTTTTTCTATGATTGAAGAGCCTGACAAAAAAGATTTATTGAATTTCGAAAACAAATACCTTGATTTTTCTCGCACTCAACAAGCCATCAAAGCTGATATTTCCGAAGAGCTTGAAGGAAAAATTCAAGAGGCTTTCAAAAAAATTTATACAAACAAATTTGAAGGGGCATTGATTCGTTGTGATTTTTTTGTCATTGAAAATGAGGTTTTTCTAAATGAAATCAATCCCATTCCCGGAAGTATGGCAAACTATCTTTTTGATAATTTTACAGATACACTTGAAAATCTTAGTCTCAACCTTCCCAAAAAAGAATCTATCAAGGTTTCTTATCAATATATAGAAAAAATCCAAAGAGCCAAAGGCAAATAA
- a CDS encoding acylphosphatase, with translation MKKTIQIQVRGIVQQVGYRNFSKQKADELQITGSAQNLKDGSVEIYACGEEDKLECFLSALKIGPQKAKVEGIHFHVVTHKQLKTFEILQ, from the coding sequence ATGAAAAAAACTATTCAAATTCAAGTGCGTGGAATAGTCCAACAAGTAGGGTATCGAAATTTTTCCAAACAAAAAGCAGACGAACTTCAAATAACCGGCAGTGCTCAAAACCTGAAAGATGGAAGCGTGGAAATTTATGCTTGTGGAGAAGAAGATAAACTGGAGTGTTTCTTATCTGCCTTAAAAATAGGTCCTCAAAAAGCAAAAGTAGAAGGAATACACTTCCATGTTGTTACCCATAAACAACTAAAAACATTTGAAATCTTACAATAA
- a CDS encoding urease accessory protein UreD produces the protein MTNYAQESKLSFKTKLDPRGKCILEDVFFTPPLKLMPPFYEEEDRANLMLISVSAGLMEGDNQEIDLEIGKDCNLKLSSQSFEKIHDTKDGFASRNTRIHVHSNATFDFAPLPIIPFKNSCFKGDTTITLEPSSRLFYSEIICAGRVGRDEIFEFRSFSTGLKIFLQEKLVFFDNTILDPQKTELRNKCLFDKYTHYLNLVIFDPSVCIQNIREILQRTHLNAGVSELAYNGGICLKALSDTSEDLLLLRDSVCNLRK, from the coding sequence ATGACCAATTACGCACAAGAGAGTAAATTATCATTCAAAACCAAACTAGACCCAAGAGGTAAATGTATTCTTGAAGATGTTTTTTTCACCCCGCCCCTAAAGTTGATGCCCCCTTTTTATGAAGAAGAGGATAGGGCAAATTTGATGCTTATATCTGTAAGCGCAGGGTTGATGGAGGGGGATAATCAAGAAATAGATCTCGAGATTGGCAAAGATTGCAACCTCAAACTTAGTTCCCAAAGTTTTGAGAAAATCCATGATACAAAAGATGGGTTTGCTTCCAGAAATACCCGTATTCATGTGCATTCAAATGCTACTTTTGATTTTGCCCCCTTGCCGATTATCCCTTTTAAAAATTCTTGTTTTAAGGGCGACACTACGATTACTCTTGAGCCTTCTTCACGGCTTTTTTATAGTGAGATTATTTGTGCGGGGCGAGTAGGGAGAGATGAAATCTTTGAGTTTAGAAGTTTCAGCACCGGGCTAAAGATTTTTTTACAAGAGAAATTAGTATTTTTTGACAATACAATTTTAGATCCCCAAAAGACAGAGCTACGAAATAAATGTCTTTTTGATAAATATACCCATTACCTCAACCTTGTGATATTTGACCCTTCTGTATGTATTCAAAATATTCGAGAAATTCTCCAACGCACCCATTTGAATGCAGGAGTGAGTGAGTTAGCCTATAATGGGGGAATATGTCTGAAGGCTTTGAGTGATACTTCTGAGGATTTGTTGTTGCTTCGTGATAGTGTTTGCAATCTGAGAAAATAA
- the ureE gene encoding urease accessory protein UreE — MLISRLEGNLHSYDISKFKIDTIDIQWYDTRKKIARWKSRNGKDVAMKLTDAPKMGLSQGDILYQKGDEILAINILPAQVLCIYAQSSQEVAKICYEIGNRHSALFFGEDAFEFRTPFEKPLKALFDKLNIKNSVLSARLDSASRISVSMAHAEPNVAIKESPDFKITLYKQKEE, encoded by the coding sequence ATGCTTATTTCACGCTTGGAGGGTAACCTCCATAGCTACGATATTTCGAAGTTCAAGATTGACACTATTGATATCCAATGGTATGATACAAGGAAAAAAATCGCCAGATGGAAAAGCAGAAATGGCAAAGATGTTGCTATGAAGCTAACAGATGCTCCAAAAATGGGATTATCACAAGGGGATATTCTCTATCAAAAAGGAGATGAGATTTTAGCCATTAATATTTTACCTGCTCAAGTTTTATGTATCTATGCTCAGAGTTCTCAAGAAGTGGCAAAAATATGCTACGAAATAGGTAACCGCCATAGTGCGCTTTTTTTTGGTGAGGATGCTTTTGAGTTTAGGACACCATTTGAAAAACCCCTAAAAGCTCTCTTTGATAAGCTAAATATCAAAAATAGTGTCTTAAGCGCAAGATTGGATTCTGCTTCCAGAATTTCTGTAAGCATGGCGCATGCTGAACCAAATGTGGCTATCAAAGAAAGCCCTGATTTTAAAATCACTTTGTATAAGCAAAAGGAGGAATAA
- a CDS encoding urease accessory protein UreF encodes MALNKDFLLLQINDALFPIGSYTHSFGLESYIQKGEVINKDTAFSYLHANLSTQFLHTELLSLKLVYENALKEDLSSILEIEEIVSASTSPLELRHANTKLGARFLKTIAKMRLPAKDFFQKYLQASVNSTHSSAYGVFCATMDLDLAGSMQHYLYAQSSNMVTNCVKTIPLSQNDGQEILLKLQDTFVDILCASDTLDRSFLCASSIHNDIKAMQHESLYSRLYMS; translated from the coding sequence TTGGCACTCAATAAAGATTTTTTACTTTTACAAATCAATGATGCACTTTTTCCTATCGGGAGTTATACGCACTCCTTTGGATTAGAAAGTTATATTCAAAAAGGCGAGGTTATCAATAAAGATACAGCTTTTTCTTATTTGCATGCCAATCTCTCAACACAGTTTCTTCATACTGAACTTTTGAGTCTCAAGCTTGTTTATGAAAATGCTTTGAAAGAAGATTTATCTTCAATCCTTGAGATTGAAGAGATCGTAAGCGCTTCTACCTCCCCTTTAGAGTTGCGTCATGCTAACACTAAGCTTGGAGCCAGATTTTTAAAAACCATTGCAAAAATGCGCTTACCTGCCAAAGACTTTTTTCAAAAATATCTTCAAGCTTCTGTAAATTCCACTCATTCAAGTGCCTATGGGGTATTTTGCGCTACTATGGACTTAGATTTGGCTGGAAGTATGCAGCATTATTTGTATGCCCAAAGTTCCAATATGGTAACTAATTGCGTCAAAACAATCCCTCTCTCTCAAAATGATGGGCAAGAAATATTGCTAAAACTACAAGATACCTTTGTAGATATTCTTTGTGCTTCGGACACTCTTGATCGTTCTTTTTTATGCGCTTCAAGTATCCATAATGATATAAAAGCCATGCAACATGAAAGTCTTTATTCACGGCTTTATATGTCTTGA
- the htpG gene encoding molecular chaperone HtpG — translation MSKKHTFQTEINQLLDLMIHSLYSHKEIFLRELISNASDALDKLNYLTLTDEKLKDLNFDPRIELSFDEKKKTLSIEDNGIGMNEKELTDNLGTIAKSGTKSFLSSLSGDKKKDSALIGQFGVGFYSAFMVADKVIVQSKKAGEDKAYAWVSDGKGEYEISVCKKDTQGTQITLYLKEEDANFASKWEIENIVKKYSEHIPFPIYLNYTQTNFEGEGEDKKEIKEDKKDRINTAKAIWKVSKNDLKDDDYKEFYKSFAHDNSEPMKWIHTKVEGTLEYSTLFFIPQVAPFDLYRVDYKSGVKLYVKRVFITDDDKELLPQYLRFIKGVIDSEDLPLNVSREILQQNKILANIRSASTKKILGEIQNITQDKEAYEKFYTQFGKVLKEGLYGDYENKDKILELLRFHTSTQKDMISLKEYKEKMPKDQKSIYYMIGENLDLLRASPILEKYTQKGYEVLLMADEVDGFVIPGIGEYDKTALKDANASQTLEELGAEKINEETRKSFENLIKSFKEVLGEEVKDITLSNSLNSPVALVGEEQNPMMANLMAQMGQNLPPQKKTMELNIHHPILEKLKDNSDKELLANTAHLLYDSAKLLESGSIQNAKDFANRLNDIILKTL, via the coding sequence ATGAGCAAAAAACATACCTTTCAAACTGAAATTAACCAACTTCTGGATCTCATGATCCATTCGCTTTATTCTCATAAAGAGATCTTCTTGCGAGAATTGATCTCAAATGCTTCAGATGCCCTAGATAAGCTTAATTATCTAACTTTAACAGATGAGAAACTCAAAGATTTAAATTTTGATCCTCGCATTGAGCTTAGCTTTGATGAGAAAAAAAAGACTCTTAGTATCGAAGACAATGGGATTGGGATGAATGAAAAAGAATTGACAGATAATCTGGGGACTATCGCCAAATCAGGTACAAAAAGTTTTTTGTCCTCTCTGAGTGGGGATAAGAAAAAAGACTCAGCTTTGATCGGGCAATTTGGCGTGGGATTTTATTCAGCTTTTATGGTTGCAGACAAAGTGATTGTTCAGAGCAAGAAAGCAGGGGAAGACAAAGCTTATGCTTGGGTGAGTGACGGAAAGGGTGAATATGAAATTTCTGTTTGCAAAAAGGACACACAAGGCACGCAAATCACCCTTTATCTCAAAGAAGAAGATGCTAATTTTGCAAGCAAATGGGAGATAGAAAATATTGTTAAAAAATATTCTGAGCATATCCCCTTCCCTATTTACCTCAACTACACCCAAACCAATTTTGAGGGCGAAGGAGAGGATAAAAAAGAAATCAAAGAAGATAAAAAAGACCGGATCAACACAGCTAAAGCCATTTGGAAAGTGAGTAAAAATGATCTCAAGGATGATGATTATAAAGAGTTTTACAAAAGCTTTGCCCATGATAATAGCGAACCTATGAAATGGATTCACACCAAAGTTGAGGGGACATTAGAATACAGCACTTTATTTTTCATCCCTCAAGTAGCCCCATTTGATCTTTATCGTGTAGATTATAAATCCGGAGTCAAACTCTATGTAAAACGTGTTTTTATAACTGATGATGATAAAGAATTACTCCCTCAATACTTACGATTTATCAAAGGGGTAATAGATAGTGAAGACTTACCCTTAAATGTCAGTCGAGAAATTCTCCAACAAAATAAAATACTTGCTAATATCCGATCGGCTTCTACAAAAAAAATATTAGGAGAAATACAAAATATCACTCAGGATAAAGAAGCTTATGAAAAATTTTATACTCAATTTGGCAAGGTTCTCAAAGAAGGACTTTATGGGGACTATGAAAATAAAGACAAAATTCTGGAGCTTTTGAGATTCCATACTTCTACTCAAAAAGATATGATTTCTCTGAAAGAATATAAAGAAAAAATGCCCAAAGATCAAAAAAGCATTTATTATATGATAGGTGAAAATTTAGATCTTTTAAGGGCTTCTCCTATTTTGGAAAAATATACTCAAAAAGGTTATGAAGTCTTGTTGATGGCAGATGAAGTAGATGGTTTTGTAATTCCGGGTATTGGCGAATATGACAAAACAGCCCTTAAAGATGCCAATGCAAGCCAAACACTTGAAGAATTGGGCGCTGAAAAAATCAATGAAGAAACTCGGAAATCTTTTGAAAACCTCATCAAATCCTTCAAAGAAGTACTGGGAGAAGAAGTCAAAGACATTACACTTTCTAATTCTCTCAATTCTCCGGTAGCCCTTGTGGGTGAAGAACAAAATCCCATGATGGCAAATTTGATGGCTCAGATGGGTCAAAACTTACCTCCTCAAAAAAAGACAATGGAGCTAAATATCCACCACCCTATTTTGGAAAAACTCAAAGACAACTCAGACAAAGAGTTGCTTGCTAATACAGCGCATCTTCTGTATGATAGCGCGAAACTTTTAGAATCAGGATCTATTCAAAATGCTAAAGATTTTGCTAACAGACTCAATGACATCATCTTAAAAACACTCTAA
- a CDS encoding phosphatase PAP2 family protein, whose translation MKITKTPKPFFILAIGCALLVLFVLETYSIVSHALWVEKWDTFIIAHIRHTITPALTFLMRFLTHLGSTETIAILSIFIIIILFWNKYFRLGLWFGGTIIIFGVLLKYLKVLLARPRPDSATWLAHASGFSYPSGHASATSLFCTLIALFLIANPMNISTKIFIGLLALAMTFLIMFSRIYLGVHYPTDVLGGFLSGGGIGFIGVGSYLLFLPSFKRAKS comes from the coding sequence ATGAAAATCACGAAAACTCCAAAACCATTTTTTATCTTAGCCATTGGTTGCGCACTCTTGGTGCTTTTTGTCTTAGAGACTTATAGCATTGTCTCTCATGCTCTTTGGGTAGAGAAATGGGATACTTTTATCATCGCGCATATTCGCCATACCATCACGCCTGCTCTGACTTTTTTGATGAGGTTTCTCACTCATTTGGGATCTACAGAGACTATTGCTATATTGAGTATTTTTATCATTATTATTTTGTTTTGGAATAAGTATTTTAGATTGGGTTTATGGTTTGGGGGCACGATCATAATTTTCGGAGTGCTTCTGAAATACCTCAAGGTTTTACTCGCTCGCCCTCGCCCTGATAGCGCTACTTGGTTAGCTCATGCCTCAGGGTTTAGCTATCCCAGCGGGCATGCAAGTGCGACAAGTCTTTTTTGCACACTCATAGCTTTGTTTTTAATAGCCAACCCGATGAATATTTCTACGAAGATTTTCATTGGTTTGCTTGCTTTAGCCATGACTTTTTTGATCATGTTTTCTCGTATTTATTTGGGGGTGCATTACCCTACAGATGTGCTTGGGGGGTTTTTATCGGGTGGGGGCATAGGGTTTATTGGAGTAGGGAGTTATTTGTTGTTCCTTCCCTCGTTTAAGCGTGCAAAATCTTAG
- a CDS encoding alpha/beta hydrolase, protein MAKRLIVYNGNEFEISYTFSHHHCQKNIVFLHGWGSNKEVMELAFRDTFSDYNHFYVDMPGFGNTPNHIVISTLDYAAIIDSFANCVGIFPDIIVGHSFGGKVALLCQCHEIILLSSAGIPTPKPLKIKVKIMLAKIFKILKIKSNALRSADANNLNEAMYAVFKKVVDEDFSDIYASSNKKATIFWGKDDLATPLSSGEKIAKLMRDNRFFVLEGDHYFFLKQGKIIDEKYHHKEIE, encoded by the coding sequence ATGGCAAAGCGATTGATTGTCTATAATGGCAATGAATTTGAAATTTCTTATACATTTTCTCATCACCATTGCCAAAAAAATATTGTTTTTTTACATGGCTGGGGAAGCAACAAAGAAGTCATGGAGCTTGCTTTTAGAGATACTTTTAGTGATTACAATCACTTTTATGTGGATATGCCCGGGTTTGGAAACACTCCCAATCATATTGTTATTTCTACACTTGATTATGCAGCCATTATTGACAGCTTTGCTAATTGTGTCGGTATTTTTCCTGATATTATTGTGGGGCATAGTTTTGGAGGAAAAGTAGCGCTTCTTTGCCAATGCCATGAAATTATTCTTTTGAGTTCTGCAGGAATCCCTACCCCCAAGCCTTTGAAAATCAAAGTAAAAATCATGCTGGCTAAAATATTTAAAATCCTAAAAATCAAATCAAATGCTCTCAGAAGCGCAGATGCAAATAATCTCAATGAAGCCATGTATGCAGTATTCAAGAAGGTTGTTGATGAAGATTTTAGTGATATTTATGCAAGTTCTAATAAAAAAGCAACTATTTTTTGGGGAAAAGATGATTTGGCTACTCCCCTAAGTTCAGGGGAAAAAATCGCCAAACTCATGAGGGATAATCGATTTTTTGTTTTGGAAGGGGATCATTATTTTTTCCTCAAACAAGGTAAAATAATTGATGAAAAATATCACCATAAGGAAATAGAATGA
- the ureB gene encoding urease subunit beta yields the protein MTKISRKLYASMFGPTVGDKVRLADTELFAEIEKDYTTYGEEIKFGGGKTIRDGMAQSVSADTHELDLVITNAMIIDYNGIYKADIGIKDGKIAGIGKAGNKDMQDGVCGNMTVGAATEALAGEGMIITAGGIDTHIHFISPQQIPTALYSGITTMIGGGTGPADGTNATTCTPGRWNLKEMIRAAEEYTMNLGFFGKGNSSNEAALADQIKAGALGLKIHEDWGSTPSVINHALNVAEEYDVQVAIHTDTLNEAGCVEDTIKAIGGRTIHTFHTEGAGGGHAPDIIKIAGEPNILPASTNPTIPFTKNTADEHMDMLMVCHHLDKRIKEDVAFADSRIRPETIAAEDALHDMGIFSITSSDSQAMGRVGEVITRTWQTADKNKKEFGKLKEETGENDNFRIKRYVAKYTINPAIAHGISEYVGSVEVGKFADLVMWHPAFFGIKPDIIIKGGMIVAARMGDPNASIPTPEPVIYREMFGHHGKARFDTSITFVSKAAYEEGIKEKLGLDRVVLPVKNCRNITKKDMKNNDVITHIEVNPETYEVKVEGKKVTSKPAQKLSLAQLYNLF from the coding sequence ATGACAAAGATATCCAGAAAACTATACGCTTCCATGTTTGGTCCAACTGTAGGCGATAAGGTCCGTTTAGCAGATACTGAATTATTTGCAGAAATCGAAAAAGACTATACAACTTATGGTGAAGAAATCAAATTTGGCGGAGGAAAAACTATCCGTGATGGGATGGCCCAAAGTGTGAGTGCAGATACTCATGAGCTTGATTTGGTGATTACCAACGCAATGATTATTGATTACAATGGTATCTACAAAGCAGATATTGGTATCAAAGATGGAAAAATTGCAGGTATTGGCAAAGCAGGCAATAAAGATATGCAAGATGGTGTTTGTGGAAATATGACTGTGGGAGCAGCTACTGAAGCGCTTGCAGGCGAAGGTATGATTATTACAGCAGGAGGGATTGATACTCATATTCACTTTATTTCTCCCCAACAAATCCCTACCGCACTCTATAGTGGGATTACTACAATGATAGGTGGGGGAACAGGTCCTGCTGATGGCACAAATGCGACAACTTGTACTCCGGGCAGATGGAATCTCAAAGAAATGATCCGTGCAGCCGAAGAATATACAATGAACTTGGGCTTTTTTGGTAAGGGCAACAGCTCTAATGAAGCTGCCTTAGCTGATCAAATAAAAGCCGGTGCTTTAGGGTTGAAAATTCACGAAGATTGGGGCTCTACTCCTTCTGTTATCAACCATGCTTTGAATGTTGCTGAAGAATACGATGTGCAAGTAGCTATCCATACAGATACTCTCAATGAAGCCGGTTGTGTTGAAGATACTATCAAAGCTATTGGTGGAAGAACAATCCATACATTCCACACAGAAGGTGCAGGAGGCGGGCATGCTCCGGATATTATCAAAATTGCCGGTGAGCCTAATATCCTCCCTGCTTCTACAAACCCAACCATTCCTTTTACCAAAAATACAGCCGATGAGCATATGGATATGTTGATGGTATGCCACCACTTAGATAAAAGGATCAAAGAAGATGTCGCTTTTGCAGATTCCAGAATTCGTCCGGAGACCATTGCAGCTGAAGATGCCCTCCATGATATGGGGATATTCTCTATCACAAGTTCAGATTCTCAAGCAATGGGACGTGTAGGCGAAGTTATCACAAGAACTTGGCAAACTGCGGACAAAAATAAAAAAGAATTTGGCAAACTCAAGGAAGAAACAGGTGAGAATGACAACTTCAGAATCAAACGCTATGTTGCCAAATATACTATTAACCCTGCTATTGCTCATGGAATTTCTGAATATGTAGGTTCTGTAGAAGTAGGTAAATTTGCTGACCTTGTTATGTGGCATCCTGCATTTTTTGGAATAAAACCTGATATTATTATCAAAGGTGGAATGATTGTGGCTGCCAGAATGGGTGATCCAAATGCTTCTATCCCTACTCCTGAGCCTGTGATATATCGTGAAATGTTTGGGCATCATGGAAAAGCCAGATTTGATACAAGCATTACTTTTGTTTCCAAAGCTGCTTATGAAGAAGGTATCAAAGAAAAATTAGGGCTTGATAGAGTGGTTCTCCCGGTCAAAAACTGCCGCAATATCACCAAAAAAGATATGAAGAATAACGATGTTATCACTCATATTGAAGTCAATCCGGAAACTTATGAGGTCAAAGTAGAAGGTAAAAAGGTTACATCAAAACCGGCACAAAAACTTAGCCTCGCACAACTTTATAATTTGTTTTAA
- the ureA gene encoding urease subunit alpha: MKLNPKELDKLMLHYAGELARKRKEKGIKLNYAEAVALISSEIMELAREGKKSVADLMSEGKKILKADDVMDGVASMIHEVGIEAGFPDGTKLVTVHTPIEDNGKLTPGEFILKEEDIEINKGKKSIEVKVTNKGDRAVQVGSHFHFFETNKLLDFDRQQAYGKRLDIPSGTSVRFEPGETKTISLIDVGGNKRVFGFNNLADSQVNEDNKQKAIQNAKANGFSK, from the coding sequence ATGAAACTCAATCCAAAAGAGTTAGATAAGCTAATGCTCCACTATGCCGGGGAATTAGCCAGGAAGAGAAAAGAAAAGGGCATTAAGCTTAATTATGCTGAAGCAGTGGCTTTGATTAGTTCTGAAATTATGGAATTAGCCAGAGAAGGTAAAAAATCAGTAGCTGATTTGATGAGTGAAGGTAAAAAGATTCTAAAAGCTGATGACGTTATGGACGGAGTAGCAAGCATGATTCATGAGGTTGGAATTGAGGCAGGTTTCCCTGATGGGACTAAATTAGTAACCGTTCATACTCCTATTGAAGACAATGGCAAATTAACTCCGGGTGAATTTATTCTAAAAGAAGAAGATATAGAGATCAATAAAGGTAAAAAATCTATTGAAGTAAAAGTTACCAATAAAGGGGATAGAGCCGTCCAAGTAGGATCTCATTTCCATTTCTTTGAAACAAATAAACTTTTAGATTTTGATAGACAACAAGCTTATGGTAAAAGACTCGATATTCCTTCCGGAACATCTGTGAGATTTGAACCCGGCGAGACCAAAACAATATCTCTTATTGATGTAGGCGGGAATAAGCGAGTATTTGGCTTTAATAATTTAGCAGATTCTCAAGTCAATGAAGACAACAAACAAAAAGCAATACAAAATGCTAAAGCCAATGGCTTTTCTAAATAA
- a CDS encoding AmiS/UreI family transporter yields the protein MLGLVLMYVAIVLMNNGLCRLMKADGKSTAVMNVFAGLLSVVANIIVIVHGDFQNNIVDLYAAATGLLFGFTYLFVAINNIYNLDWRPYGWYSLFVAINSLPAAYLSYISGTEEGFWFAIIWLLWGLLWLTGWIETVLKKELPWVPYLAIFEGIVTAWIPAWLIITGYWG from the coding sequence ATGTTAGGACTTGTATTGATGTATGTAGCCATAGTTTTGATGAATAATGGCTTGTGCCGTTTGATGAAAGCTGATGGCAAAAGCACGGCTGTAATGAATGTGTTTGCAGGTTTGCTTTCTGTCGTCGCTAATATTATTGTGATTGTTCATGGAGACTTCCAAAACAATATTGTAGATTTGTATGCTGCGGCAACCGGCTTATTATTCGGCTTCACTTATTTATTTGTAGCCATTAATAATATCTATAATCTTGATTGGAGACCTTATGGTTGGTATAGCCTTTTTGTAGCTATCAACTCTCTTCCTGCTGCGTATTTAAGCTATATAAGCGGCACTGAAGAAGGCTTTTGGTTTGCTATTATTTGGCTCTTATGGGGACTTTTGTGGCTTACCGGTTGGATCGAAACCGTGCTTAAAAAAGAATTGCCATGGGTGCCTTATCTGGCAATCTTTGAAGGTATCGTTACAGCTTGGATTCCCGCATGGCTTATTATCACAGGCTATTGGGGTTAA
- the ureG gene encoding urease accessory protein UreG, with amino-acid sequence MVKIGICGPVGSGKTALIEALTRMMSDKYSIGVITNDIYTKEDAEFMSKNSVLPAERIIGVETGGCPHTAIREDASMNLEAVEEMMKRFPDIEIMLIESGGDNLSATFSPELADVTIFVIDVAEGDKIPRKGGPGITRSDLLVINKIDLAPYVGADLGVMERDSKKMRGEKPFIFTNIRSKEGVDKIIAWISKNALLEDLKD; translated from the coding sequence ATGGTAAAAATTGGAATATGCGGACCCGTAGGTAGCGGCAAAACAGCACTTATTGAAGCTCTTACAAGAATGATGAGTGACAAATACAGCATAGGCGTGATTACCAATGACATCTATACCAAAGAGGATGCTGAGTTTATGAGTAAAAATTCTGTCCTTCCCGCAGAGAGAATCATCGGTGTAGAAACAGGCGGATGCCCTCACACAGCTATCAGAGAAGATGCATCAATGAATCTGGAAGCCGTAGAAGAAATGATGAAAAGATTCCCTGATATTGAGATCATGCTTATTGAAAGCGGAGGAGATAATCTCTCAGCCACTTTTAGCCCGGAATTAGCTGATGTAACTATTTTTGTCATTGATGTAGCCGAAGGAGACAAGATACCCAGAAAAGGCGGACCGGGGATTACCCGATCAGATCTTTTAGTGATCAACAAAATTGATCTTGCTCCTTATGTGGGGGCTGATCTTGGTGTAATGGAGCGTGATTCTAAGAAAATGCGAGGGGAGAAGCCCTTTATTTTTACAAATATCAGATCCAAAGAAGGCGTAGATAAAATCATCGCTTGGATCAGCAAAAATGCCCTTTTAGAAGATCTTAAAGATTAG